The Gossypium hirsutum isolate 1008001.06 chromosome A03, Gossypium_hirsutum_v2.1, whole genome shotgun sequence genome contains the following window.
CTTGCACAGTTTTGGAACcccgcttacagttgcttcaccttCGGAGGAGTTGATTTAGTACCTACTGTGGTGGAATACATGGCGTTACTTAATTGCCCGAAGATTCAGGCCGATAGGGCCTATTCAAGACTTGTCAACATCCCTCCCTTTTTGAAGAAGTTGATGAATATAACGGAGATGAGCGAGCAATGGGTTCCAACCCGCATCAAGCAAAAAAGGGATAGTAAGTGTATTCCTTGGAGGAATTTGAAGGACTTGATTCTCGCACACCCGGATTCGAAGAAAAGGGTTGATGTTTTTACCTTAAGCCTCTACAGTTTGATCATCTTTCCTAAGGCGCTAGGACACATAGATGAAGCTGTCTCAGATCTATTCGATCGGCTTGATAAAGGTACTACACCTGTCCCGACAATCCTAGCAGAAACTTTTAGATCTTTGAATGCATACCGGAGAGCGGGCAAGGGAAGATTTATTGGTTGTACACAGCTTCTTTTGGcttggttccacagtcatttttggaaggtggAGAAGGTCTCCTACTGAGTATTCTCTAAGGATTATTCTCCATTAAGAGAATTAGTGGCCATATCGAGGAGAGAAGACATCTCAGAAGAGAAGTGGATAACTATTCTACAAAATTTGCGGGCCGAAGACATTGAATGGAGAGCTCATTGGTTGATTCTTGACGAGATCTTATATAGGTGCGGTGATTTTGACTGGGTCCCTTTGGCCGGAATATGGGAAGCCATTGGATACGCTCTACTGATGGTGTTAAAGTAATATCGATCAAGGTAATTTATACCGGTGACACAAGGGTTGGCACAATGTGAGTTCTCCTATAAAGACAATAATTATAAGAAGAGGGTTCGCGAGATATCAGATGCATGGAACCAAGCTCGAAGAATGAAAGGATTTACCACAGGCCTGATGACCACCCCTGGGTATGAATGGTGGTGGGGTAGGAGAGTCAACGACAACATTCCTAGGCCGAATCAAGGGAACACTCAACCATTAGAGGAGCGTTTACGAGTCATCCCATCCGATTTAGATATCATTAAGCAAGACTTCGAGAAAAGAAACTCTGAGTTGGGAAAGAAGATAGAGCAgctagaagaaaagaaaatgaagttgGGATTAGATGTCGATATCCATAAGCTAGAGGCCGAGAAATTGAGGAAATGAAAGAATAAGGTCGATGAAGATTTGGATAGTTTGAAAaccgattacaagaagctgcgtatGTCGTTAAGAACTGCCGGTTTAGGTAAAACGTCAGAGCAATGGCACCAAGAAATCAAAGAGGAAAAGACTAGAGCCGACCATTGGGAGAAAAGGTTTCAAGATGCCCGAGTACGAGAGGACACTCTGAAAAAGAGTTTGATAGAAAGCCAAAACGAAAAGGAGAAGTTACAAGCTCGGGTGGCTGAATTAGAAAGATCACTACATTAACATCGTAGCCGTAATTCGGTAATTGAGCTGAAAGCTAGTCTGAGCAGGATCAAAGAGTTGAAAAGAAAAGTAGAGGAACTCGAAACGGCGCTGCGAGATAGCAAAATTCGAGTAGAACTTCTTGAGACAAACAACGACCATTATAAGGAACAACTTCACCACTCTCAAAACCAGATTATAGATAGAGACTATGTCATGGGCGAAGCTGTAGCTCAGGTTCGGGAGGTAGCCAGTCACTTGCAAACCTTGGCAGTTCAAGCTGATGTATTGAGCTTAAAGTACGAATCAGAATCAGATCGAGGTCGAAACCTATCTTGGCTTCTTACAAAAATTAAGGCTTTGGGCATTAGGAcgaagtcgtatatgtaattgtccgttctatgtaaagaaatttttcttctagagaagttcttctaatgaaattgaattggaatcgacgcctctttttgcattcattcatttgcattacatttcatcatgtgcattaaatttcacgaaaaaaccctgattaaaccaaattatttcagttaatctggaaaccaacgagAATCGACCAACCGAACACAGCTACTATACCCGCCATAAAACCAAAGCAATGGATCAGAGATTAGAAATGATAAAACAAATGCAAAGGGAAATGCAAGAACAATTACAAGCGCAGATGCAAAAGCAACTAGCTAAGATACAACAAGATATGAAGGAAAAATGGAAGAATCCCAAAATAATCTGATAGGCCAGTTGGCGCAGTTGCTGGCTAGAGAACGCGAGAAAGGGAAGAGCACCATGGGAAACGATAATGAAGACCCTATCTACCCTCTAGACTTTGCTCCGGTAAATACTCAACCACAACCGGAGGTACACCCGCGAATGATACCCGTCACTATCAGGCCCCAGCTATACCAGGCCAATGCCTCGACACCATTGAATATACCCATAGGTTTGAGCTCTAAGCCCGGAGATAATCCAGCTAATCCATTCGTCTCGGACCTCGACGACGTGGCAGAAATGGAGAAAGAAAAAGTAGACCTGGCAAAACAATTCGATGATCGTTGTAAATGgcttgaagaaaattttaaagcaatAGAGACTGCTGATTACCGTGGCGGGATCGACGCTAAGGACTTAAGCTTGGTCCCAGACCTGATGCtcccaccaaaatttaaaacctcagagtttgaaaagtataatgggacGAGCTGCCCTGAAGCTCATATTACGATGTTCTGTAGAAGGATGACAGGGTATGTCAACAACGACCAGCTGTTGATCTACTGTTTCCAAGACAGTTTGATCGGATCCGCGGCCAAGTGGTATAACCCGCTCAGCCGTGCCCAAATTGGTTCATGGAAGGACTTGGCTCAAGCTTTCATGAAACAATACGGTCACGTGACGGACATAGCACCCGACAGAATTACCCTACAAAATATAGAAAAGAAGCCGAGTGAGAGCTTCAAACAATATGCATAACGGTGAAGGGAGATGGCAATGCAGGTTCAACCACCTgttttggaaaatgaaacaaCCATGCTTTTTATCAATACCCTGACGGCTCCTTTCATTaaccacatgttgggaagcgctactAAGAGCTTCTCTGACATAGTGACGTCTGGGGAGATGATAGAAAACGCGGTGAGATGTGGGAAGATTGAAGCGGGGAAAAGTGCCAAGAGATC
Protein-coding sequences here:
- the LOC107938491 gene encoding uncharacterized protein; this encodes MEESQNNLIGQLAQLLAREREKGKSTMGNDNEDPIYPLDFAPVNTQPQPEVHPRMIPVTIRPQLYQANASTPLNIPIGLSSKPGDNPANPFVSDLDDVAEMEKEKVDLAKQFDDRCKWLEENFKAIETADYRGGIDAKDLSLVPDLMLPPKFKTSEFEKYNGTSCPEAHITMFCRRMTGYVNNDQLLIYCFQDSLIGSAAKWYNPLSRAQIGSWKDLAQAFMKQYGHVTDIAPDRITLQNIEKKPSESFKQYA